The Anaerolineales bacterium DNA window CAAAGCCCAGCGTGACAAAGCTGAGAACGAAAATCAGCACCCACACAACAACGTTGAAGGCGATGGCCTGCACGGCATGGAACTTGATGAATGGCCGTTTCTTCTTCTCTTCCATCAGCAACATAATGATCGCAATCAGGGCAATGGGGTAACCCAGTGCCGACCAAAGGCGATCATCGCTGCTGACCGAACCCGTCTGATCCGACATCTCATTCACTCCTTCTGCCTGGGTATGGTTTGGCGACCGTTCCGACTGTCATGCCTTACTCGCTCTCACCTATGTAGTAACCCCCTCTCTGGGCGAGGGTTACGCCGGCCAGTTGATCGTGCTACTATCCTGGCATGCGGGTCGTATTCCTGGGCTCTCCTCAGTTCTCCGTGCCGATTCTACAGGCTCTGGCTGGGGTTTTCGAGGTCACGGGCGTGATCACCCAGCCGGACCGACCCGCCGGACGCGGGCGAGGCCTGCGCCCACCCCCGGTCAAGCTGGCGGCCCAGGCCTTGGGCTTGCCCGTCTTGCAGCCGGCCAACCCGCATAGCCCGGAAGTCCTATCTCAGCTCGCTGCCTGGGGACCCGAGGTGATCGTCGTGGCGGCCTATGGCCGGATTCTCCGCCCGCAATTGCTCGAGCTGCCTCCACGGGGTTGTGTCAACGTGCACGCCTCGCTGCTTCCCCGCTGGCGAGGCGCCTCCCCCATCCAGTCGGCCATCCTCGCTGGGGATTCGGTGACCGG harbors:
- a CDS encoding DUF4870 domain-containing protein; this encodes MSDQTGSVSSDDRLWSALGYPIALIAIIMLLMEEKKKRPFIKFHAVQAIAFNVVVWVLIFVLSFVTLGFGALCVPVLWLATLWPAIDSYRGNYTQIPVITNFIKKQGWA